Within the Peptococcus niger genome, the region ATTTTGGAATAGGTGAGGATATGGAACAATTTAAGATTATATATAAGATTTTAAAGATACTATGCACCGGCATGGAATACGAGGAATTTGATAATACGTGGATTTCAGCAGAGGCACTTGGCGTAAGCGTGGCAATGTGGGAAGCTATTATGAAAATGCTTGTGGATAATGATTACATTGAAGGTGTTATAGCCACGGAAGAAATGTATGGTAATTTTGGTATCAAGCTGATACGCCCTCGTATCACACTCAAAGGCTTAGAATAACAGCATGATGAAAAAAGCCGCCAGCCTTGCAAAAGGCATAGCGGATATCATTTAAGCGAGGTGATCCACGATCTCCCGTGCAGGGTTAAGCACAATATGTTTGATACCGTTTCAAAATGTGGTATAATCTAAGTAAGACAGAGCCTTTGCCGCCTGTCAAAAGAAGCCAATGCCAGCATGTATGGCACAAAAAAAACCACCGGGGGTGAGCCGGTGGTTTTTGTTTTAGGCTGGTTGTCATTTGCTTTCTTCCTTATCCAGCCATTTGCAGATGAGGTGAGTGATGACACCTGCTATGATAGGGAAGCCTAAAGAAGCCAATACTTCTAGCATGCATGACACCTCCCTTCCGTTGCCGGAATGGGAATGACAACGCCAATAGTATATCACAATCGACCTGGACAAGTCGTTAAAAGGTCTTTTTCTTATGCTCACATTTTAGCAAAGGAGTTTGAGTCTTGAAAAAATATGGCAATCAAACTCCCACGCAAGCGGTCATTTTAGGCTATGAAAAAAGTCTTGGCAGTGAGGCGGTAGGCTTATATAAAAGGATAGGGCTGGAACCCTATCCCTGGCAGGAAAATCTGATTTCGACGCTTTTTGCGGTGAATGCTGAGGGGCTCTGGACGCATTCCAGGTTTGGCTATGCGATTCCACGGTGCAATGAACTGCACCCGTAATCTTGGACAAAATAAATAAAAACTATATCATAGACTGACTTCGGAATTCCTCCGGAGTCAGTCCTTTTAATTTGACCTGGCGTCGACAAGTATTCCAATGAACAATATAGGCATTTAATGCTTCCTTAAACTCCTCAAAGGAATGCCAATGCTGACCACGGAAAAACTCGTCTTTAAGGTGACCAAAAACCTGCTCTGTTGCAGCATTATCTAAGCAGTTGCCCAATCTCGACATGCTCTGGATAATCCCTTGCTCTTTAAGTTTCTTACACCAAGTGCCATGTTGGTATTGCCAGCCACGATCACTATGTAAGATGGGATGGGCGTCTTTGGGTAGCTTGGCGAAGAATTGATCTAACAGTTCATATTGCTGTGCCATCGTCGGGCTCTGTGAAATAGACCAGGCGACAATTTCCTTTGAGTCAAAGTCATAAATCGGTGCCAAGTAAGCCTTGCCCCAAGATAGCTGAAAGGCCGTCACATCTGTTCCAAGCTTTTCCCAGGGCTTCTTAGCATTAAAATCTCTCTTTAATATATTGTCAAATACTTTCTTCTGTTCACCATGATAGGCATTATATTTCGTGGATGCTCTTACCTTTCGAATTTGGCAATGAAGTCCCAGGTCATGCATGATTTTTAGTACGGTTTTGTTGGCTATCTTTACGTCTAATTCGGCACGTAAAGCCATAGCAATTTGCCTATGACCGCAACCGTTTGGTGTTCTCGAAAAAATTTCTTTGACCGCCTCATGAAGTTCCGGACGTGTAGGCTTTGGTGGGTGAGAAAGGAGGTAGTAATAGCTTGATCGTGCTAATGCTACACATTCGAGAAGAATGGCAAGTGAAAATTGCCCTGAAAGCGCCGAAACAATGGCTACTTTAGTTCGGTTGGGAAGTGCTCTAAGGCTTTCAGGGCTTGCGCTTTTTTTAAGCAGGCATTTTCTGCTTCTAGGCGTAATATTTTCGCCTTGAGCATGTCCACTTCAGTCACTTCTGTAGCTTTTGACTTGCTTGCACCGGGGCACCCTTTCGCTTTTGGAAGCAGAGCCATCTCACCACCTTCGCGGTATAGCTTGCACCATCTTTTTAAGGGTGCTAAAGAAGCAATCTTAAAGAGAGCCATTGCTTCTGAGTAGCTCATACCTCTTTCTACGACTGCTTTGGCAGCTTCCAGCTTTAGGTCATAGCTATACTTCTTTTGCTTTCCACCCATCATTAACACTCCTCCCGGGCCAATGGCACTGTATTTATAATACCATTGTCGCACAGTATCTCTAGGAATGCCAAGATGAGATGATACAAACTTGTAC harbors:
- a CDS encoding YjcQ family protein, whose protein sequence is MEQFKIIYKILKILCTGMEYEEFDNTWISAEALGVSVAMWEAIMKMLVDNDYIEGVIATEEMYGNFGIKLIRPRITLKGLE
- a CDS encoding IS3 family transposase: MTPRSRKCLLKKSASPESLRALPNRTKVAIVSALSGQFSLAILLECVALARSSYYYLLSHPPKPTRPELHEAVKEIFSRTPNGCGHRQIAMALRAELDVKIANKTVLKIMHDLGLHCQIRKVRASTKYNAYHGEQKKVFDNILKRDFNAKKPWEKLGTDVTAFQLSWGKAYLAPIYDFDSKEIVAWSISQSPTMAQQYELLDQFFAKLPKDAHPILHSDRGWQYQHGTWCKKLKEQGIIQSMSRLGNCLDNAATEQVFGHLKDEFFRGQHWHSFEEFKEALNAYIVHWNTCRRQVKLKGLTPEEFRSQSMI
- a CDS encoding helix-turn-helix domain-containing protein; translation: MVSDNRIKHDPLTRSLALKLFERGFGYKFVSSHLGIPRDTVRQWYYKYSAIGPGGVLMMGGKQKKYSYDLKLEAAKAVVERGMSYSEAMALFKIASLAPLKRWCKLYREGGEMALLPKAKGCPGASKSKATEVTEVDMLKAKILRLEAENACLKKAQALKALEHFPTELK